From Gloeomargarita sp. SKYB120:
CCAAACCCTGGTGCAACGCTACGGCGCAGCCCAGATTGTGGACGGAGTCAACGCCGACGACGAACGGGATTACCGGCCTGGGATTCAAGCGGCGCGGGAGCGAGGGGTGCGTTCCCCCTTGAGCGAGCTAGGGATAGATAAGCTCACAGTGCGGGCGATTTCCCGGCATTTGGGACTCCCCTGGTGGGACAAACCCGCCCAGCCCTGCTTGAGTTCCCGCTTCCCCCCAGGCGAACCCATTGACGCCGCCAAACTTCATCGCGTGGGGCGGGCCGAACAGTATCTCCGGCAATTGGGCTGGCGCGTGCTGCGGGTGCGCTCTAGCGGTGATACCGCCCGGATTGAAATTCCCGCCGAACAAATCCCCGCCTTCATCCAAACCACTGACCTGCCCGCTCTGGTGCAGTATTTCCAACAGTTAGGGTTCCGCTACGTCACGCTCGATTTGGAGGGTTTCCGCAGCGGTAAATTAAACCCCTGAAACATAAGATTAAATTTTGTTAAGATTAAAAATGAAGTGTATAGCAACGCTGGAAATGTCCATGAGACGGGGGCATTTTCTGAGGGTGTAATGTAGGTCACCGATGACCCTCCAGCAAATCTTCTAGGATAGGAAAGGGTGGTGTGGGATGTGCGTTTGCCAATTGTAGAAATTTCGCTCTTCACCGAAGACGGGATCAGGTGAGGTAGACGATGGTGAAAATAGCGACTTGGTCGGTGTGGTCACCGCTGAAAAATTGGTTGAATCAGATTGAGGTTCGGGACGTGGATTTTGCGCATCAAATTTGCCGGTGGATTCCCGCGCGCTGTCCCTTTGAACGGGAAATTCGCTGGCGGGGGCAGCTGATTCTCAAAATTCCAGCACTCTGCCGCCTGAATCCCCTGTATAGCGAACTGATGGCCCTGCGCTGGCGGGCGTTGTGTTTCCTGGCGGAGCAGTGCGGCGAGGACGTGAGCTGTTATTGCCATTGAGTCCCACCTGGGGAATAATGTAGGGGGTTAGCGTGGGAGGCAAGGGGCGGTGAAAAGCCTTCGTACCAGCAATCTCTTGGGCGCGGTGGTCGCCGTTTTGTTACTGTTGCTGGCGTTGAATTCGGTGGTCATCATCAACCCCGGCGAGGCGGGCGTGCTCAGCATCCTAGGCAAATCCCAGGACAACCCGCTGCTAGAGGGGCTGCACCTGAAGCCGCCCTTTATCTCTCGGGTGGACGTGTACGACGTGACCGTGCAGAAATTTGAAGTCCCGGCCCAGAGCGCCACCAAGGATTTGCAGGATTTGACCGCGCGGTTTGCCATTAACTTTCGCCTCGACCCCAACCGCGTGGTGGAAATCCGGCGCACCCAAGGTTCCCTAGCCAATATCGTCGCCAAAATCATTGCCCCCCAGACCCAGGAATCGTTTAAAGTGGCGGCGGCTCGGCGCACGGCGGAAGAATCCATCACCCAGCGGGAAGAATTGAAAAAGGACTTCGACACGTCCCTGCAAAGTCGCCTGGAAAAATATGGGATTATTGTGCTCGACACCAGCGTGGTGGATTTGAATTTCACCCCCGAATTTGCCAAGGCGGTCGAAGAAAAACAAATTGCCGAGCAACAGGCCCAGCGAGCTGTGTACATTGCCCGGGCGGCAGAACAGGAGGCCCAGGCGGAAATCAACCGCGCCAAGGGCAAAGCGGAAGCCCAACGTCTCCTGGCTGAGACCTTGAAGGCCCAGGGTGGCGAGCTGGTGTTGCAAAAGGAGGCTATCGAAGCCTGGAAATCTGGCGGTGCCCAAATGCCCCAGGTGCTCGTGCTCACGGGGGGCAACAACTCCGGCGTCCCCTTCCTGTTCAACCTGAAGGACTTGACCGGCAAGGGCAATTCTTGATTGGGGGGTTCCCCTGTGCTATAGTTAATCGTTTGTGGTTTGGGCGGTTGGCAACCTTGGCAAACGTCATTATTGTGGGTGCCCAGTGGGGCGATGAGGGCAAGGGCAAAATTACCGACCTGTTGAGCGCCTCAGCGGACGTGGTGGTGCGTTACCAAGGGGGCGTCAACGCCGGGCATACGGTGGTGGTCAACGGTCGCACCTTCAAGCTGCATCTGATCCCCTCGGGCATTCTCTACCCGGATACGGAGTGCATCATCGCCAGCGGCACCGTGATTGACCCGGAGGTGCTGATCGAGGAAATGGAGCAACTGGAGCGCTTGGGGGTCTCGACCCGCAACCTGTGGATTTCCCAGACGGCCCACGTGACCATGCCCTACCACCGCTTGATTGACCAGGCGGAGGAGGAGTACCGGGGCCGCCATCGCCTCGGAACCACCGGACGGGGCATCGGGCCGACCTACGCCGACAAATCCGACCGCACGGGGATTCGGGTGCAGGATTTACTGGACCCTGAAGGTTTGCGGGAGCAACTCACCTGGGTCATCGCCCACAAAAACCTACTTTTGGAAAAGCTCTACAACCGGCCCCCGTTAGATGCCGAAGCGGTCATTACCCAGTACCTGGCCTACGCCGAACGCCTGCGTCCCCACGTGG
This genomic window contains:
- a CDS encoding nitrogenase, which codes for MVKIATWSVWSPLKNWLNQIEVRDVDFAHQICRWIPARCPFEREIRWRGQLILKIPALCRLNPLYSELMALRWRALCFLAEQCGEDVSCYCH
- a CDS encoding prohibitin family protein; protein product: MKSLRTSNLLGAVVAVLLLLLALNSVVIINPGEAGVLSILGKSQDNPLLEGLHLKPPFISRVDVYDVTVQKFEVPAQSATKDLQDLTARFAINFRLDPNRVVEIRRTQGSLANIVAKIIAPQTQESFKVAAARRTAEESITQREELKKDFDTSLQSRLEKYGIIVLDTSVVDLNFTPEFAKAVEEKQIAEQQAQRAVYIARAAEQEAQAEINRAKGKAEAQRLLAETLKAQGGELVLQKEAIEAWKSGGAQMPQVLVLTGGNNSGVPFLFNLKDLTGKGNS
- the larE gene encoding ATP-dependent sacrificial sulfur transferase LarE, with the translated sequence MRALEAYVDALYRWFQPWERVIIAYSGGVDSTLVAKVAYDVLGHRALAVTAVSPSLSPEALQEAQEQAQYIGIPHELIATRELANPNYASNPVNRCYFCKSELHDQLQTLVQRYGAAQIVDGVNADDERDYRPGIQAARERGVRSPLSELGIDKLTVRAISRHLGLPWWDKPAQPCLSSRFPPGEPIDAAKLHRVGRAEQYLRQLGWRVLRVRSSGDTARIEIPAEQIPAFIQTTDLPALVQYFQQLGFRYVTLDLEGFRSGKLNP